From Juglans regia cultivar Chandler chromosome 9, Walnut 2.0, whole genome shotgun sequence:
atagatctcacgtgtaaataagtattaaattgaaaaaggtcgtgaatctcacgtgtaaagaagttttgagttgatatgaatttagtaatttgacaGTTGAATGtttagattttagaattaacttaaaattagattaaattgagttgaactCAGATGAATTTAACAACCAAATGACACCTAACCTTATCGGGACATTCTGTTGGGCTCGACTCTTTTCAATGAAAATGGAAATATCCCCTTTTCTACTCTCCATTTGTTTCAAGAAATAAAGCATACAAGGCCACATTGCAACTTACCATAACACTAAAATCCTGATCAAACGCCTAATGTTTCCAAACGTTACAAGcattatatgtgtatatatatatatatacacgtgtaATAATTAAGTACTGGCAACTTAGGCCGAGAATAAGCAACTGAAAGCGACATTTCCTCCATGCCCAGAAGAGACTAAAATCTCACTGTCGTGGCCAAAAGTTGATGGCGGCTTGCAGgcattcttctccttctccttctccttcccaGCTCTGTCCAACACCATATCTGATCTCTTTGATCTAGCTTCCCCAGCTGCCTTTCTTTCTATTCTCCTCTTCATAACATACTCTTCTGGAATAAACACATCCATATATGATTCTTATTATTAATCTttgatgaaaagaaaatgagtagTAGAGTAAAAGGCTACGAGCTTTGGAGACTGCAAAGTCTCATTTGCAGAAAGTGGTAAGGATACAGAACATGCATTTATAGGCGGAAGGAAGACAAAGCAAACTATGGGCGTTTGTCCccatgtttattttttcatgaaaacaaGCTGCAGAGTACGTACTACCTTCCAGTTGTGAGGCCGAGGTTCAATGGGTGTCTGAAAAGTTGTTAGTCAATTGCTGTGTAACGCTTGGTGGCTTGGTGCATATGTAGAGGCCATGAGCAACAAGTTTCCCACTCGACAAGTGTACGTACGTGCAACCCAAAATCTACTATGGGATACGGCTAGCTAGCAGCTTCTCTCCTTTTCTCCcttctatttttcctttattttttagattatttttatgaaaaatgtgtcTATGTATTAATCactatttacttttatacatcacatctataatttttcataagttATAGAATGTTTTTCATAAGATCGTATTGAatgatgaatagtgactgataagaataatttattttttagattatttttatgaaaaatgtgtcTATGtattagtcactattcactttTATACAtcacatctataatttttcataagttATAGAATGTTTTTCATAAGATCATATTGAatgatgaatagtgactgataagaataatttattttttagattatttttatgaaaaatgtgtcTATGTATTAGttactattcatttttatacatcacatctataatttttcataagttatagaatgtttttcataaaattatgtggaatgatgaatagtgactgataagaataattttttttttaaatatatattttccatccAACCCAGAATATAAGTAAATGGCTCAAGGTTTCAAATTACTTTCAAGGACAAGGAGGACTGATGTTTGGTCCATTACAAGTAAGTGACGTGATCATGTCAACACGACTACTCAAGTTTTCAAATCACTTTCGgtgaaaaagaagatgaattttTTGTGCATTATAAGTAAATGACGTCAGAATGTCTTTCCCAACATTCAAATTGACAAAAAGAATAGACACGAGGAGTCGACGACACGTGGTATTGGTGTCCCCCACTCCCAGTACTACTTTATAATTAAGTTGATCTGTGTCAGTGTGTTCAAGTTTTAAAATggaaataaatgatatttttctcgATTGCTCCTGCTACATTATATATTTCCCATTATTAAAGCATTCTCGttagattagctaaaatttaaatttaatgaaaatttagttATTAGGTTAATAAATTACTCACATTAAATtagctatatttcaaatatttagaatataactacaataatatctaaactaatttttaaatttagaacacactattcattcatcaaatcctttttatattatttctttctctctctttttaatattaattatttctctctccattttaaatgacaattaaaaaaatataattagaatacaattacaaattaatatataatattatgaatagtaaaatatgataaaataaaataaatttataattaaaaaaattaaaaaattttcaaaattattaattattcattactatataatgaataaatggataattcaatttggagatttgatgtgaatagttaaaattaaatttatcttatattattttattgtcatataatgaaaaaatagctattccaatgtggagatttatataaatggaataactaaaagttaaattcattttacatttataaaaaatgtactttaatttaattattccaatgagagtgctcttattaGTGTGCATTCAtcttgcatgtatatatatatatatatattaaaataattagagtaTTATTAGATACAAGtacaaatttcatacaaattttttataaaaaagtggatcgcactattaataaaaaataattctttttgtaCTTTGTTAGGTATGATTGacttttctaaaaatgttaGTACGAGATTTGTATAaaaagatgtttggatttgaaggacatctcagttcatctcaactcatctcaatttatttcaattcatctcactattattcattactattcaataattttaactcataaatctcactactattcacaattcatctcattattatttacaatctatctcaaatcatctcaagtcatctttgaatccaatcatttcttaaataattatatatatagatactgAATGTACAAATTTCGTGAAAAAGGGTAGACTCGtgaaaaagtgtgaaaaaatcatttttccttaatgagatttacatttttataaaagaattgaaaatagtttgtaaatttagGGTTTGTCCTtagtattactctatttttAAACAGCTGTTTtatatattctctctctttctaattggtctatatgtatatatatccgTTAAAAACCTTTCAAAATATGCACAATATCATTACAAACAAGGTATATGTCTCGTAcagtaaaaaagaagaagaagaataaatgtCTCGTTTTTCTAAAATGTAAGCTACGGGTTGAAGAGCTTGAACATGTGGTCTCTGGTCCAGTTAGGCAGTCCCAAATCCCTAAGACCAATGCATGTTCATCAGCGTGGTCGGTTAATTAATTTGACAAGTTACGTTTAGTTATCTTAactaatcttaatttattattataattttttaaaatttaaatataaaatataataaataatttaatttgtttaaattttaaaataataatattaaaaaataatattttaataatattttattatctcaactcaactcaatctaacatctaaatgcaGCCTAATCTCAGATTATTTACtcaagataatataattaattaccgCCCATTGTTAGAAAGGATATATCTATGGATCGAAATTGATGGAGCACTGAACATTTACTGTGAGAATAAAAAATCTAGCTTTTaaaaagggtttaaaaaatCCAAGATTCTTACCAAATACATATAGATAATTAACTTTGAAGGAATGGCCATGCATGATCCAATATTCATTCTTGTTATCTAGAagtaatttgtaaaaataaaattacaaactaacataattttatataaaaaaattaaatttattttataataaaaatatatttttaatttaatatatcacgttaaatcatattaatttataaatttattttataattaaaatatttctcatcatGTTATCTTTCTGAAAAGAGCATTGGAACAGGCCGGGTAGCAATAGTTAATGACATGATTAATTTTTAAGCCGTGACATTCAAGAAAGGAATCTGAGACTCAGATGTAAAGCTGCATGCActtgattttcttaattttagcaTGGCATCATGGTAGCTGCTGCATGCTTTAAACGGTGGGTCATGTTTACAGTGGGCAAGCTTGCTTTCATGACTGTGCGTTGGTGCTGGGGACATGTGCTAGCTTTTGTGCTTTTCAATTCACAAGCTGCCAGCTTTCCCAAGAAGATTGATTACTTGCTGGGGATGTGTGACAATAACCCTAGTGGCCATGCCCGTGGTACTGGGGATGTGTGACAATAACCCTAGTGGCCATGCCCGTGGTATTCAGCTTCTGTTCATTGTTTGGATTACTTTTCAAATTCCCCCATCTCTCGAATCTTTTAATGCCCGTGGTTTTCAGCTTCTGATAAGCTTTAATTTGTTCAAAGCTGTGCTACGAACGTTGCGGATTCGTTTATATTTCCAAATATTGGATTAATCCCTAACCTTATGccctccatgcatgcatgcatgctcttGGAGGGACACAATTCCCTGCGATTTTCTGCCACAAAACTGACTCCAATCAATGAGATTAACGTCTTGTTttgatgttgaattgagttgagattatttaaattttttttataaatagtaatgaattgaaatggtgaaataaattttgtaaaatttacctaatatgagtttagatgttaatCTCATTGAGTTTAGATGTTTGGATGTGGGTTCTACGCATAAAGAGGTCTTGAATTGAGtgatatttaatgatttgtgagttatatatttagatgttgagttatgcttaaatttaaattcaattgagATGAGTTCACGTTCCAAACAAAActtaattatagaaaattataGAAGAACTGGTTCTCTATATCTTATCCCAGGTGAATCTCAGGTGCCCAGTTATCAGTTCCACCTGAACAAGCAACAAAAGCTGCAGGAATTGCATGTGAGCTTGGAAAAGCTTGTTAAATATAACATCTGTTTGCATTTGCTCATGTGTCACATTATAATGCCACtgcttttttaaaagaataattgcgaaggagatttaaaaaatgaaaaataataataatttaataagataaaaaaaaaaacaaaatcttaaataaataataaacaaaagaggaaagaaaaaaagagcaaaaaacaaagcaaaagaacGGATACtccaattaataattaatagttaatttGCGACTTTATTAAAGATGCATCCGAAtctcttaaaaagttaaaattgtcTGTCTGCACTTTAGAAAATTCCAATAAGATAATGTGCATGCAAATTAAtctcataattttttgaatagtagtgatcAAATAGTTCgagtgaaaatgttttattttattttaaaaaacgatagagaaaaaaaagttaaataaaaatattataaaataaaaaattgttggaatataaatttttaatttaatttaatttttaaattttgtaaaaattgtattgattttcttgttttattttaaaatttataaaaattatattatcttttatgtttgaataataattaattaataattatattaaaaagttaaaaaaattttaatattaaaaaatattttatatttaagtgatgtttaagaatcaaattattaaaaattttaaaaattatgtgtgtGTACAAATAAGTTGAGCATTCACAATGATTGATGTAAAATACAGTTTtacgtaaaatataaaaaaagaaagttgattaaggcttcgtttggatttcaaactaatctcaacttatctcaattcatttcaactcatcattataattttttcaaattccaatacaaaatataataaataattcaactttttcaaattttaaaataataataatattaaaaaataatattttaacaatattttattatctcaactcaattcaactcaattcacttcaacatccaaacacaacctaaaagtcatttctaatggattttctttttatattttactacaataatttttagatatagaaattactgtttataattctaaaatatttttaatttcttttctctttcctctgaCGTTTTTCCCCAATTCTTTTATTTACCATTATTTCATTTCAGCCATCTCTCTCATCGGGACGTTAATTTGCTGTTTGAGGATGGTGACGAAGAGAAAAGTACTTGATCAAAATCTTGTAATAGTAGTTtggtatttaaatttatatataaagatattataaatataaaaaaaatatgaagatattataaaattattaatagttaaaaaaaaatttaaaatgaataaaaaaaaattaaaaaaataaaatgatataaaaaaaaaattgatgtataatttattataaaaatcagaacataaaataaaaaaatatgtattttaataatatattttaaaaaataggataAGAAAACCGAAATGCTGTTATGAGGGGAATTGAATTGGATTTTTTAGGGTAATAAATTgactgaaaatgaaaatcctTTATTCCTAAAAGTTCGAGGGGCCAGGCCAGGGTCCCACGTTGATTCGTCCGATATTTCCCAACCACCGCAACCACCTCGTAATCCTATGTGTGTGTGCTCTACAGCAACATTTCTAATCCATCTTGTCGGAGTTTCAACCAAAGTTTGGGCGACGCTAGCAGCTTGTGTTGTTTCTTTCACCGCTGTAGCCTTTCGTTTCCTTTTTGAGGTGCCTGAACCGTGGCTAAATTCAAGGATTACGTTATGGTTGAGGAGGGGACCCAGAAAGTTGATAAGGAGCCTGAAGTACctgagaaagaagaggaagaaaacgaAGAAGTGGCGGCTCGAAATGACTTTGCTGAAGAGAAGGGTGTGATCCCACCTCCTGAACACAAGACTGCTCCTCCGGTCAAAGAAAGTGAgtgacttctctctctctctctctctctctctgtttggtTCCTGAGAAAACGGAGAGAGAAAGTGGAAGTTTCgacaaatatttttgttttatactAAGTTGTGTGGAGGTTTTTAGTTTTCTCGTATTCgcattttgtagaaaaatgcatatttttgAGCTTTTGAGTTTCgattattttcttatatctcTACTTGTTAGCAACGAAATGGAGCCCTAGTGTTTGTCGTCAGTTCTTATTTGCTTAGGTAATTTCTGAAAATGATCTTCCTTGGTTATCGTGCAATAATTcacttgattttctttttccttctaatcTACTCGATTCCTTGGCCACATTTTTCGTATAATGAGGACATTTTGTCTGTAAATCCCGATGTTGTGTTGTGCGAGTTTGATAAATCAGATGTTGCAGATCCCACTGCTGAGAAAAGTTCGGGGGGTTTTGTTGATAGAGGTAAATGCCTGAGGTAATTTTGTTCTTGTGCATTACTTGATATTGTAAGTGATACAGATGACTGTTTGATATGTTTTCTCAGATGCTGTGCTTGCAAAGGTTGCAAATGAGAAAAGGCTGGCTTTAATTAAAGCGTGGGAAGAAAGCGAAAAGACAAAAGCAGAGAACAAGTAAGAGGctatctcaaaattttcttatccCTTTCACCATCTCgtgatatcatttttcatgcatTTCCGAATTGCCTCCAGGAGTTAAAAGAACTTTTTATCTATCAATTTAGATCTGTTTGGCAAAAGCATTGCATGCACTCACTCGAATGTTCTTCAAGTTTCTTGGTCTCTGCAAACTCGATAAACATTTTGTTGTTTACAATTACGTTTTTAAAGTTGAATATGACTTCAAACTATGACCTACATCGGTAGACTTGACACATTTAATCGGTCCTGATTTTGGTAATACAATCAAGAAGTTGCTAGCCATGACCAAACTCATATTATCCTTTCTGAACAAAACAAAGTTTATGGGTATTACGAATAATCCCTACAAACAACATCATAATCTCACACTCCCAAACCAATGAAACCATGACTAGTGacaactcatcccaaagaactttttgttgcaagttgttttgaaatcacTACTAATCCCAAAAGATTAAGCTAAGggaagatgtagatttaatcatttatatttgtattaacaTTCCCCCCCACGTGTGGGTCAGACTTTTCCTCACGTGTGGGCCAGATCCCCTTCAATGAGTAGgcccaaaatataaaatatttaattaaacgaGATAAAACATAGAGTTAGAGTTCGAATTTAGGACCTTTGCTCTAATACtatgtgaaatcactacttatcccaaaagtttaagctgatgggaggggatagatttaatcatttatatttgtattaacaGTTGTCCTTTAGTTGTATCAATTTGGTCATTAAATGAGAGGTAATATAATGACGTTACTTACTATTTATGATAAAAGTTAGTGACCCACCATGAGAAATCTTCATAGGAGCCATGGTGACCTTGGGAGCCACGGTTGTGGCTCCCATAGTTACCTCTTTGACTCTATCTTCCTCAGGGTtaacatgtaaaaataaaataaaaatcaatttgggGGTGAGTTGTAATAAGTCATTTTGGAGTTGTGTTTGAGATTGGCATGGTCATTTATGGAGACGGTATTTACCCAAAATTTGTAGTGTCCAAGTTGATTctaaaatcaaaagaaattgaTTCCTGAAGTAAACACCCAATTAGTGGCATATATTCTTAATCTCTTTCTATGATGAGCTTTTTCTCTGCTTGACAGGGCATATAAGAAGCTATCTGCTGTTGAATCATGGGAAAACAGCAGCAAAGCTTCGGTAGATGCACAACTCAAGAAGATTGAGGTAGTAAACTTGGAagctgctattttttttttctttataaccTGGTAATATAGATCCTGCATCTCTGTTGAGTTGGCAAGATATCATGGTAAAGAACCATTTTCAAGTTCTTTATGCAGCTTATAATTTTGAGAAACCATTTTATGCGACAATATTATAATCCATATTGGTATTATGGTTCGCTGTTGAAAGGGAGAAAAATCAAACTTTTATCCGCTTTTATTGAAGGACACCAAGACACTCTTAATAAGCATATTAGGATGTGAATACACCTAAAAGTTTAAGCTTTAAGGCTTGGGATTAAGTAATTACATCAATTAATCACTTTCTATCGTTTCCCTCGATATTTCGTAGTTTTTTAATGTCCCCTACACAATTTTAGTCTGAAAATGGTGGTTTGTGACATTCAGTTCAGATACTTGATTGAAAAGCATCTGAAAGACTCTTCCATGACAGGGGAAATTCGAGAAAAAGAAGGCCGAATATGgcgagaaaatgaaaaacaaattggCTGCCATCCACAGGGCTGCTGAAGAAAAGAGGGCCACAGTTGAAGCCAAGAGATGGGAAGAACTCATCAAGGTAGAGGACACAGCTACAAAGTTTCGAACCGCTGGATATGTACCTAGGAATCTTCTTGGATGCTTCAGCTACTGAGATTCTCAGGGAAAGAACTCTTAACAAAGATAAACGAGGAGTTCATCGAAGTGGACTTTGCCTATTTTATTATCTTCATTTGGCTTGGTTTTAGCGTTCTTTGgtacgtgtgtgtgtgaaaCGAAACATCTAATTTGTGAGAACTAAGGAATTCCAGTGgtaaatgtaaaattattagaatGTTGGCTTGAATAGTCGAGAATTGcttgtatatatgtgtgtaacaATGTCGGTAAAGGAAAAAACTTTATCATGCTGCTAGATTGGAATAAATATCGGTgagtgataattttatttttaatattttttaatttaaatttttaatatttttaaaattgtaaatatagatagtattttttgtaaataccgAAATTTTATTCCCGGATAAAGCTttgcattaaattttttttccctttttaatatttattgatacaCTAATTAATGGGAAGTTGTGTCATATTTATaagcataaaaatattaatattatattttacaatgaCAACGGGGTACTGTAGTGGACAAAGTTGAGAAACTCTCCGTCGACAAAATGCCACGTCGGTATTCTCGACCAGATAACTAAAACCCCCCTCCCGGGCCGTTTAATTCTATCACGCAATCCCCAAACTCCGATGACAAAATGGATGGTCTAATTTCTCTCAGCTGTGCAGGCAACGTCGCCAACACCAGCTCCTTCTTCACAAGCCAAACCCGCCCTCATTTGTTGTTCTCATGCACTCGAGGAAGAAGAACAACCACAACCGTTTCATTCATCACCAGGGAAAAGGGTAATAGATTCACTGTTTTCGCTTCTAAAGATGGAGATCCTCCCAAGCTCGACCAATGGGATCAGATGGAGCTCAAGTTTGGTCACTTGCTTGGCGAGGATCCCAAACTGACCCTAGCCAAGGTCTCCCTCCTTTCTCGCGACACACGACACACGACACACGTATTGGTTGTCATTCTGGGCTGccattatttcttatttatttatgtttattggAATTGTGCCTTGTTAGATATTAGTGTTTGATCATAGTTTTAGTTATtcttgtttatatttatttgttagatGAGATTCTATCTGAaggttatatatttatttgtttcagaTAATGGGCAGAAAAGCGAATCCAGATGCTTCGTAtcttgaaattgagaaaaacttTTATAAGAGAAAAGGAAAGTTAGTGGAAATAAAGGAGGTTCCTTTTGATGGGTCGAAGGAAGTGCAGTCATCAAGTTCGTTGGATGGTTTGAACTTGGTTCGACCTGTGCCCAAGAAAGGATTCACTCTGAAAGCTGATGATGAGCCACCAAAGATAAAGAAACCAAACCAAGCGGTTGGGAAGGCGGCAGGTAAGACTAAAGGTAGTGTTCCCAATGTTATCCTGAGAAAACCAAATTTGTTCAATAACAATGATGCTGGAGAAAAGCCGTCGAAGTTGAGGATTAAAccaaatttatcattaaaaatggGGAATGGGCGAGCGAAGGATACATTTAGTGATATGACTCTGTTAAGGAAGCCGGAACCAGTGAGTGTCAATAAAGTTACTGAGAAGAGACAAGAGACTTATAGCAATGTGAATGCCAAAGTTGATAGTAGTGAATCGGATATGAGGAAAGAAGAAGCAAATGATGAATTTGTTGCTTTCACACTGTTAGCAAGGCCTGAACCAGTGAATGCCAATACAAAACTTGTGAATGAGCATGACCACTTTGGGGGTGCTGAAGTTGAAGTCCAGGATGATATTGGAGAGAGTGTTTTGAAAGGCTTGCCAGAACCTACCAGAACTGACAATGCAACCAAAGACAATTTCATGGAGATCGAGGATGGCTTCTTTTCAAATGAAGCTGGGCAAGAGATTGGATCCAATGTAGGTGTTGCTCTATATTGCATTTATCTTAATCATTTATAATTATTGATATTAACATTGTGATGGGGCTTTTAAGGAGTACAGCCACTCGAACAGGGTGATATGAGATCCAGTCAGGAGGTTACCGCATTCACTGGACTGCCTGATAAAAATTCAGTCGACTCCAGAGCCAAGTTGTCCGTGGAAGCTGCACTACTAGGAAAACCAAAAAGGTGCTTGAAGTCATTCTTACTATTTTTGTATTTGCAGTTCTTCTGTTGCTAGTTTTGTTTGATTAGCAGGTTTCTTTGCTTTAGATTAGACCAATCTGTGAAGAGAACTCCAAAGTCTACCAGAGGAGAGACAGTACTCATGAATTCTGAAGCTTATGGTAATGCTGCTGAATTTGACGATCTTGTTGCTAAATCACCTTTGAAGGTCAGATTATATGAACCTTATACTTTTGTTTAGTTTGAGCAGTATAGTGTGCCACTCCTTCCTCTTCACTGTATGTCTTACATTTGTAGGGAAGCGAAGATACTGATTGGAGCAAGGCACAAGATCTGTTTAAGACAGGAAATAGGGGAGAAGTGGAATTAATAAGCTCTAGCACCAGAGGTTTTGTTGTAAGTGCACTTTTGACAGCAGTCCAATATATGCACTGCTTTGCTTCTCCCTTGTGATGTGCATTTTCAAATTAAGAATTTCCATCTATACTGCTTTCTGAACTTGATCGAACCATTTTACAGGTATCTTTTGGCTCTTTGATAGGGTTTCTGCCATACCGTAACCTTACTGCCAAGTGGAAGTTCTTAGCTTTCGAGTCATGGTTGAGACAGAAGGGCCTAGACCCATCAATG
This genomic window contains:
- the LOC108997014 gene encoding remorin-like isoform X2, translating into MVEEGTQKVDKEPEVPEKEEEENEEVAARNDFAEEKGVIPPPEHKTAPPVKENPTAEKSSGGFVDRDAVLAKVANEKRLALIKAWEESEKTKAENKAYKKLSAVESWENSSKASVDAQLKKIEGKFEKKKAEYGEKMKNKLAAIHRAAEEKRATVEAKRWEELIKVEDTATKFRTAGYVPRNLLGCFSY
- the LOC108997014 gene encoding remorin-like isoform X1 → MVEEGTQKVDKEPEVPEKEEEENEEVAARNDFAEEKGVIPPPEHKTAPPVKENVADPTAEKSSGGFVDRDAVLAKVANEKRLALIKAWEESEKTKAENKAYKKLSAVESWENSSKASVDAQLKKIEGKFEKKKAEYGEKMKNKLAAIHRAAEEKRATVEAKRWEELIKVEDTATKFRTAGYVPRNLLGCFSY
- the LOC108997112 gene encoding uncharacterized protein LOC108997112 isoform X2; the encoded protein is MDGLISLSCAGNVANTSSFFTSQTRPHLLFSCTRGRRTTTTVSFITREKGNRFTVFASKDGDPPKLDQWDQMELKFGHLLGEDPKLTLAKIMGRKANPDASYLEIEKNFYKRKGKLVEIKEVPFDGSKEVQSSSSLDGLNLVRPVPKKGFTLKADDEPPKIKKPNQAVGKAAGKTKGSVPNVILRKPNLFNNNDAGEKPSKLRIKPNLSLKMGNGRAKDTFSDMTLLRKPEPVSVNKVTEKRQETYSNVNAKVDSSESDMRKEEANDEFVAFTLLARPEPVNANTKLVNEHDHFGGAEVEVQDDIGESVLKGLPEPTRTDNATKDNFMEIEDGFFSNEAGQEIGSNPLEQGDMRSSQEVTAFTGLPDKNSVDSRAKLSVEAALLGKPKRLDQSVKRTPKSTRGETVLMNSEAYGNAAEFDDLVAKSPLKGSEDTDWSKAQDLFKTGNRGEVELISSSTRGFVVSFGSLIGFLPYRNLTAKWKFLAFESWLRQKGLDPSMYRQNLGTIGSYDVANMNTPLNSTVDPKVDKSLAGEILADMKLEDLLRVYDQEKIKFLSSFLGQKIKVNVVLADRTFRKLVFSVKPKEKEEDVDKKRSLMAKLQVGDVVKCGIKKITYFGIFVEVEGVPALIHQSEVSWDVTLDPASYFKIGQIVEAKVHELDFALGRIFLSLKEISPDPLTESLESVVGDSNPLDGRLQVAQAEAEWVDIECLIKELQQMEGIHSVSKGRFFLSPGLAPTFQVYMASMFENQYKILARCGNKVQEVIVQTSLGKEEMKAAILTCTNKVE
- the LOC108997112 gene encoding uncharacterized protein LOC108997112 isoform X1, whose amino-acid sequence is MDGLISLSCAGNVANTSSFFTSQTRPHLLFSCTRGRRTTTTVSFITREKGNRFTVFASKDGDPPKLDQWDQMELKFGHLLGEDPKLTLAKVSLLSRDTRHTTHVLIMGRKANPDASYLEIEKNFYKRKGKLVEIKEVPFDGSKEVQSSSSLDGLNLVRPVPKKGFTLKADDEPPKIKKPNQAVGKAAGKTKGSVPNVILRKPNLFNNNDAGEKPSKLRIKPNLSLKMGNGRAKDTFSDMTLLRKPEPVSVNKVTEKRQETYSNVNAKVDSSESDMRKEEANDEFVAFTLLARPEPVNANTKLVNEHDHFGGAEVEVQDDIGESVLKGLPEPTRTDNATKDNFMEIEDGFFSNEAGQEIGSNPLEQGDMRSSQEVTAFTGLPDKNSVDSRAKLSVEAALLGKPKRLDQSVKRTPKSTRGETVLMNSEAYGNAAEFDDLVAKSPLKGSEDTDWSKAQDLFKTGNRGEVELISSSTRGFVVSFGSLIGFLPYRNLTAKWKFLAFESWLRQKGLDPSMYRQNLGTIGSYDVANMNTPLNSTVDPKVDKSLAGEILADMKLEDLLRVYDQEKIKFLSSFLGQKIKVNVVLADRTFRKLVFSVKPKEKEEDVDKKRSLMAKLQVGDVVKCGIKKITYFGIFVEVEGVPALIHQSEVSWDVTLDPASYFKIGQIVEAKVHELDFALGRIFLSLKEISPDPLTESLESVVGDSNPLDGRLQVAQAEAEWVDIECLIKELQQMEGIHSVSKGRFFLSPGLAPTFQVYMASMFENQYKILARCGNKVQEVIVQTSLGKEEMKAAILTCTNKVE